The Nocardioides ochotonae genome segment GCGCCCGACTTCCTCTGGCTCGACGCCGACGAGCTGGTCGCCACCGCGCTCGCCGACCACGCGCGCGGGCGGGTCTACTCGGTGCCGAGCCTGCAGTACAAGGCGATCACCACGGCGGCCCGGGTGGTCCCGAACCGCCTGCTCCAGCGGCTGCAGTCGCTCGGGCGCCGCTGAGCGCGGCTCAGCCCTCGCCGGCGATGAACGCGCGGACCGCGTCGGCGATCAGCTGCACCGCGATGGCCGAGAGCAGCAGGCCGGCGATCCGGGTGACCAGCAGGACGCCGGACTCCCGGATCAGGCGCAGGATCGGCAGCGAGAAGCGCATCGCCGCCCACAGCATCAGGTGCACCGCCACGATGCCGATGGCCACCGCGCTGAACGTCGCGGCGTCGTCGACGCGCTCGACGAAGAGCATCACCGCCACGATCGCGCCCGGGCCCGCCAGCAGCGGCGTCGCCAGCGGCACGATCGCGACGTTGCCGGTGGTCGAGGTCGGTTCCTTGTCGTTGCCGGTCAGCAGCTCCAGGGCGATCAACAGCAGGAGCAGGCCACCCGCACACTGCAGCGCGGGCAGCGAGATGTGCAGGTAGGACAGGATCGACTGCCCGAAGAGGGCGAAGGCCACGATGACGAAGAAGGAGACGACGACCGCGGTGAGGGCCGCCCGGCGGGCGTACCCCTCCGCGCGGCCGCTGGTCAGGGACAGGAAGATCGGGATCGTGCCGACCGGGTCCATGATCACGAACAGGGTCACGAAGACCTCGACGACCAGGACCGTGTCGAGGACAGAGCTCACGGGCGTACCACTTCAGGGGTCGGGCGTCCGCTGCGGGCGGACGCGATGGCCGCCAGGTCCAGGAGCCTGGCGTACTCGTCGGGATGGGTGGTGTTGACGCCGAGGTCGTGGTCGACCTTGCCGGCGCCGTGGTGGTCGCTGGCGCCGGTGATGACCAGGTCGAGCTCGCGGGCCAGGCCGCGCAGCTCGGCGCGGGTTGCGGCGTCGTGGTCCTGGTGGTCGACCTCGATGCCCGCCAGTCCGTGGCCGCGGAGCTCGGCGAGGTCGTCGAGGTCGGGGAACCGGCGGCGGCTGCGCCCCCACGGGTGGGCGATGACGCTGACCCCGCCGGCGGAGGTCACGTGGCCGAGCACGTCGACCAGCTCGGCGGCGTAGCGGGAGACGTGGGCCGGACGGCCCGCGCCCAGGTAGCGGTCGAAGGCCTCGGTCCGGTCCGCCACGACGCCCTTGGTCACCAGTGCGTCGGCGATGTGCGGGCGACCGGTGGCGGCGGTGCCGCGGGCGGCACGGCGCACGTCGTCGGCGTCGATGTCGATACCGAGGTCGCGCAGCCGGGACAGCATCTCGGGCACCCGGGCGCGCCGGCCCTCGAGCACGGCGTCCAGCTCGGCGACCAGCGGCGGGTAGGTCGGGTCGGGCAGGTAGGCCAGCAGGTGCACGCTGTGGCCGCGGTGGGTCGTGCTGATCTCCATCCCGCGCACCAGCTCGATCCCGGCCGACCGGGCCGCGTCGGCGGCCTCGTCCCAGCCGGCGGCGGTGTCGTGGTCGGTGATGGCCAGCACGTCGAGCCCCGCGGCGCGCGCGCCGGCGACCAGCTCGGCCGGGGTCTCGGTGCCATCGCTCGCCCGCGAGTGGGTGTGGAGATCGATGCGCACGGCAGGACTCTAGGGGCGCCCCGCCGCGTGGACCGATTTTCGAGGTGCTATCCACACTGTGATGTCGGCGATCACCACAGCGGGTGGGGTCCGCCGTACGGCAGGTCGAGCAGCGGCGCCCCGAGGCCGGAGACGTCGCGCAACGCCCAGTCCCTGCCGAGCATCAGCACCGCGGCGGCGGGTCGCACGACGATCCACAGCCAGCGGCCGTCCGCCTCTCCGGCCACCACGCTGCGGTCCCACTCCCCCGGCTCCGCGCTGATCGAGACCGTCCACAGGCGCACCACCTGGCTGCCGATCCGCACCGAGGCGACCGCCGGGCCGTGGCCGATCTCCTGGCCGGGGTCGGCGCCGCGGGTGCCGGCCACCCGGGACCCCAGCCCGACCCCGGTCTCCTCGGCCACCACCAGGACGTCGACGGGGCCGTCGGCGTCGCTGGCCCCGGAGCAGCCGGTCATGGTGGCGCGCAGGTCCCCGTCGTCCCCCGCGGCAGCCATGTCGGTGACCGCCCAGCCGGGGCTCAGCGGCCAGGGCAGGTACGTCGGGAACCCGCGGCTGCGCACCAGGTGCTCGGCGAACGCGTCGTACGACGCCTCCGGCGCGCGCCACAGCGGCGGGACCACGCCGTGCTCGGGGCAGCTCCAGCCGCTCCCCCCGGCGCGCGCCACCGGGGTGGTGCAGCGGGGGCAGCCGGGCACGGACATGGAACAACCGTGGTGACCGGCGCCGCGTTGGTCAAGGGGTTCGCGACGCCCCGCCGGCTCCGCGCGCGGCTCCCGATAGCCTCGGGTGCCCTGTCGCCCCGCGACACCGCCCGCCCGAGGAGCACCTGTGCAGACCGTTCATCCCCCCTCCGCCGACCATCGCGCGCTCGCCGAGCAGCGCCTGGCCGACCTCGCCACGCCGGCGGGGGCCCTCGGTCGGCTGGGGGACCTCGCGATCTGGCTGGCCGCGGCCCAGGGGCAGGTCCCGCCGGCCCCGCTGACCCAGGTCCGCGCCGTCGTGTTCGCCGGGGACCACGGCGTCGCCCAGCACGGCGTGTCCGCCTACCCCGCCGAGATCACCGGCTCGATGGTGCGCACGATGGCCAGCGGCCGGGCGGTGATCTCCGTGCTGGCCGCCCAGCACGACGTCGCGCTGCGGGTGCTCGACCTGGGCGTCGCCACCGACCTCGACGACCTGCCGGCCGCCGTGTCCTCGCGCAAGATCCGCGCGGGCAGCGGCGCCATCCATCTCGAGGACGCACTCACCCACTCCGAGACGCGCGCCGCACTCGGCGTCGGCTCGGCGGTCGCGGCCGAGGAGATCGCCGCCGGCGCCCAGCTGCTGGTCGGCGGGGACATGGGCATCGGCAACACCACCGTGGCCACCGCGCTGCTCGCGGCCTCCTTCGGCCTGGCCGCCGACGAGGTCACCGGACGCGGCACCGGGATCGACGACGCGGGCCTGGAGCGCAAGACCGCGGTGATCCAGCAGGCGCTGGACCGCGTCGGCCCGCGCACGGCCGACCCCATCGAGACGCTCACCGCCCTCGGCAGCGCCGACATCGCCGCGCAGGCGGGCTTCCTCGCCGCGGCCGCGCGAGCCGGCGTCCCCGTGCTGCTCGACGGGGTCATCTCGGTCGCCGCCGCGGTGATGGCCGACCGGCTCGCCCCGGGCGCGGCCGCCTGGTTCCTCGCCGGGCACCGCTCCACCGAGCCCGCCCAGGGCGTCGCGCTCGACAAGCTCGGGCTGGTGCCGGTCGTCGACCTGGACATGCGCCTCGGCGAGGGCAGCGGTGCGCTGCTCGCCCTCCCGGTGCTCCGCTCGGCGGCGCTGGTGCTGCGCGACGTCGCGCTGCTCAGCGAGGTCATGCCCTGAGCGGGGACCGGCCCCACGGGTCGAGCGGCGCGACGCTGCTCGACGCGGTGCGCTTCGCCGTCGGCACCCTCACCGCGGTGCCCGTGACGCCCCCACGGGTCGTGGACCGGCGCGTCGCCCTCACCGGGCTGCTGCTGGCGCCGCTGGCCGTGGTGCCGCTCGGCCTGCTCGTCGCGATGGTCCTCGCCGGCGGCCGCGAGCTCGGCCTGTCGTCGCTGGCCGTGGGGGTCGCCGCCACCGCCGCCCTCGCCCTGGGCAGCCGGGCCTTCCACCTCGACGGGCTGGCCGACACCGCCGACGCCCTGACCAGCTCCTACGACCGCGAGCGCGCCCTGGCGGTGATGAAGCGCGGCGACACCGGCCCGGCGGGCGCCGCGGCGCTGGCCCTGACCCTGGGGGTGCAGGCGGCGTCCTTCGCCGCGCTGACGCACGGCCGGTGGGGCCCGCTCCTCGCCGGCGCACTGGTGTGCGCCTCCCGGGTCGCCCCGGCACTGCTGTGCAGCCGCGGCCTCCCCGCGGCCCGACCGGGCGGCCTCACCGCGTCGTACGCCGGCACGCTGCATCCGGGCGTCCCGCTGGTCGGGTGGGCGGTCCTCGCCGGACTGCTCGCGGCGGTGTCCGCGCTCGCCGGCCTGCCGTGGTGGCGCGGCGTCGTCTGTGCGGTCGTCGGGCTGCTGCTCGTCGCGGCGCTCGCCCGCCGCGCGATGCGCCGCCTGGGCGGCGTCACCGGCGACATCCACGGCGCTGGGATCGAGCTCGCGCTCGCCGGCATGCTGCTGGCCGCGACCTGAGTCGCGGCCAGCAGGCACTTCCCTCGGTTCAGCCGGCGGCCGGACCCGGCCAGTTCTTGTCGGGCACCGGGGTCGGGCGGCCCGGCTGCTCGCCGCCGCGGGCGTCGAGGTAGCTCCGCTTGGGCACCATGACCTTGCGCCGGAAGATGCACACGACGGTGCCGTCGGCCTTGTAGCCGATGGTCTCCACGTAGACGACGCCACGGTCGTCCTTCGACTTCGACTCGAACTTGTCGAGCACCGTCGTCTCGCCGTAGATCGTGTCGCCGTGGAACGTCGGGGCGACGTGGCGCAGCGACTCCACCTCGAGGTTGGCGATCGCCTTGCCCGAGACGTCCGCGACGCTCATGCCCAGCAGGATCGAGTAGATGTAGTTGCCCACCACGACGTTCTTGCCGAACTGCGTGGTCTCGACGGCGTAGTTCTCGTCGATGTGCAGCGGGTGGTGGTTCATGGTGAGGAGGCTGAAGAGGTGGTCGTCGTACTCGGTGACCGTCTTGCCGGGCCAGTGCTTGTAGGTCGCACCGACCTCGAACTCCTCATAGCTGCGGCCGAACTGCACAGGGACTCCTTCGTCGCGGGGGCGGGTCCGCCCATCCTGCCCGCTCCGCACCCGGCTGCGCAGCGCCATGTGCGCCGGCTCACGCGCCCGACCGGGAGGTCCCGGCCGGGCGCGGGGCGGGACTAGCTGCCGCCGCCGCCGGCCTTGCGTCGGTGCATCTTCGGAGCACCGCCCACGACCTCCGAGCCGTGGGCCTTCTCCTTGGTCGGTCCCTCCTTGGGGACTCCCCGGTCGTTCGCGTGCTTGCGGTCGAGCGCCTCGCGCATCGCCGCCTTGAGGTCGTCGTTGGCTCCGGTCACGTGTGCCTCCCGGTGTCGCGGTCCGGCCCGGACCGAACGGCCCGGGCCCCTCCACCATCGCAGCAAGCGGGCCCCGGCGTCGACGGCATTCGCCGTCCGCCGGGGCCCGCTGCGCCCGATCTGCCCCGGATCTGCTCCGGACCCGGTCAGGCCTTGAGCTTGTAGTCCTTCAGCACGCTGCGCCCGATGATCATCTTCTGGATGTCGCTGGTGCCCTCGCCGATGAGCATGAACGCCGCCTCGCGGTAGAGCCGCTCGATCTCGTACTCCTTGGAGTAGCCGTAGCCGCCGTGGATGCGGAACGACGCCTCGACGACCTCGTTGCAGTACTCGCTGGCCAGCATCTTGGCCATCCCGGCCTCGACGTCGTTGCGCTGCCCGGAGTCCTTCTTGCGGGCCGCGCGGACCATCATCGCGTGGGCGGTCTCGACCTTCGTGGCCATCTCCGCGAGGCGGAACAGGATCGCCTGGTGCTCGGCGATCGGCTTGCCGAAGGTCTCGCGCTGCTGGGCGTAGGCCACGCCGAGCTCGAAGGCCCGGTTGGCGATGCCGCAGGCGCGGGCCGCGACGTTGACGCGGCCGACCTCGACGCCGTCCATCATCTGGTAGAAGCCCTTGCCCGGCTCACCACCGAGGATCTGGTCGGCGGAGATCCGGTGGCCCTCGAACACCATCTCGGTGGTGTCGATGCCCTTGTAGCCCATCTTGTCGATCTTGCCGGGCACGGTGACGCCCTGCGCGACCTCGCCGAAGCCGGGGGTCTTCTCGACCAGGAACGTCGTCATGTTCTTGTAGACCGAGTCGGCGCCCTCGTCGGTCTTGACCAGCACCGCGACCAGGGTGGAGGACCCGCCGTTGGTCAGCCACATCTTCTGGCCGGTGATCTCATAGCCGTCGTCGGTGCGGGTGGCCTTGGTCTTGATCGCCGCGACGTCCGAGCCGAGCGCGGGCTCCGACATCGAGAACGCGCCGCGGATCTCCCCGGTCGCCATCTTGGGCAGGTACTTCCGCTTCTGCTCCTCGGTGCCGTGCTTCATCAGCAGGTAGGCGACGATGAAGTGGGTGTTGATGACGCCGGAGACGCTCATCCAGCCGCGCGCGATCTCCTCCACGCACAGGGCGTAGGTCAGCAGCGACTCGCCGAGGCCGTCGTACTCCTCGGGGATCATCAGCCCGAAGATGCCGAGCTCCTTGAGGCCCTCGACGATCTCGGTGGGGTACTCGTCGGCGTGCTCCAGCTCGGTGGCCACCGGGAGGATCTTCTCCTCCACGAAGGTACGGACCGCCTTCAGGATCTCGCTCTGGTCCTCGGTCAGTCCCTCGGTCTCGCACAGGCGACCCATGGTCACTCTCCTCCGCAGTGGCCCGCCCCGCGGCGCGGACGGACGATGGCTTGGCATGGTACGGCGTACCCTCGCGGAGCCTACCGGCGAGTAGTTTCACGCGACATGACCAGGCTCACACAGCCCCGCTGAGCGTGGGAGCGGAAACTACACGTGTGTAGTTCATCGGAAGCGCTGGCGCGCCGTTATTCACACCAGTCACAGTGGTCCCGCGAGCACCAGCGACACCTCCCGCCGCGTGCGACGACCCACCTGACACCCCGTGGCAGAGGCAGGCCAGATGAACCCGACCCATCCCACCCCCCGACGTCCGCTGCGCACCGCAGCCGCCGCGCTGGCGCTGCTCCTCGTGGCGTCCGGGCTGGCCCTGTCGGCCGGGCCGGCGAGCGCCAAGCGGGCCCGGCTCACCGAGCAGCCCGCCGCCGCCACCGTGTCGCGCGTCGCGACCTTCAACGTGCTCGGCCACGGCCACACGACGCCGAAGGGCAACAAGCCGCACTACGACCCCAGCGGGCCCCGGATGACCTGGGCGATCCAGGCGATCGAGGCGGAGGGCGCCGAGGTCGTCGGCTTCCAGGAGTTCGAGCGCCCGCAGTACACCCGGTTCGCGGCGCTGCGGGGCTCGACGTGGGGCATGTTCCCGAACGCGCGCGGCACCAACGCCCAGATCAACAACACGATCGCCTGGCGCAAGGACCGCTGGAGCCTGGTCTCCGGCACCCACGTGAACCTGCCGTACTTCGGCGGCCAGATGCTGCCGCGCCCGCTGGTGCTGCTGCGCCACGTCCAGACCGGCCAGCTGATGTACGTCTTCAACACCCACAACCCCGCCAGCACCCGCGGCCCGGCCCAGCACCTGCGCGACCGCGCGGTGCGGCTGATGATCAAGCTCGTCAACGACCTGCGCGCCCAGTCCCCGGAGATCCCGGTCGTCGTCACCGGCGACATGAACGACAAGCCGAACTTCTTCTGCCCCTTCACCGCGGGCACCGGCATGGTCGCCGCGAACGGCGGCAGCAATGTGGACGGGGTGTGCACGCTGCCGCCCTCCCCGCGCATCGACTGGGTGCTCGGGACGCCCGACGCCCCCTTCACCGGCTACCGGGTGCTCCAGGACGCGCTGGTCCGCAAGGCCAGCGACCACCCGCTGATCTCCGCGATCGTCAACCTCCCGGCCCCGGCGGTGCAGGACAACCCGGTCGAGCGGGTCGTGGTGATCGACGTCGAGGGCATGACCTCCCGCGGCATCCGCCTGGCGGGCTCGAGCGCGCCGCACCTGGCACGGATGCAGCGCGAGGGTGCCTTCACCTTCAACGCCCGCACCACGGTGGAGAAGATCACCGGCCTGCCGAACCTGGTCAGCATGCTGACCGGACGCCGGGTGAAGGCCGCGGCCGAGGGACACGGCGTCGTGTGGAACCGCGACACCGGCAGCACCGTCCAGCGGGCCTCCGGTCGCTACGTCTCCAGCACCTTCGACCTGGTCCACAACTTCGGGCTGCGCACCGCGCTGCTGTCCACCCATGCCCGCACCGGCCTCATCGCCCGCAGCTGGGACGCCGTCAACGGCGGCGGCGACCCGTATGGCGTGGACAACGGCCGCAACAAGATCGACACGGTCCTGCGCCTCGCCGACGACGCCGCGCTGGGTCGCAGCCTGGTCTCGCTGCTGGCCGGTGACGCCCCGGAGTACACCGTCGCGCACCTCGGCTCGGTCGCGACCGCCGGACGCACCCACGGCTGGCACAGCAAGCAGTACCAGGCCGCGCTCACCCGGGTGGACCGCACCATCGGCTCGGTCCTCGACACGATCGCGGCCGACGAGCGGCTGCGGGCCGGCACGGTCGTGGTCGTCACCTCCGACTCCGGTGCCCAGCGCAAGCCCGGCAAGCCGCTGCGGCCGGTGCACTTCCGGGTGCCGCTGATGGTGTGGGGCAGCACCGTGGTCCCCGGCGCCGAGCTGTACTCGATCAACCCCGCCTACGTCTCGCCGGGCAACAAGCAGGTCGGGTACGGCGTGCGCCAGCAGCCGATCCGCACCGGCCTGGTCGCCAACCTGGTCAACGCACTGCTGCGCCTGCCGGCCATCCCGGGCAGCCGGTTCAACGCCGACCAGGCCTTCAACGTCTTCGTCGGGCCGAGCTGATCGGTCCCGCCGGCGGCCGGCGGGCTCAGCCCACGGTCGCGGTGGCGTGCACGAACGGGTGGTCGGTCGTGCGCGGCACCAGCCCGCCGCGGTCGGCGGCGTAGTCGCTGAAGGTGATGTTGAGCGAGCCCATGATCCAGTCGATCTTGGGGTCCGGCGGGAGCGTGCACGCGCTGCCCGTCGAGCCCCCGTTGGCCGCACGCATCGGGGCCCCGCGGGTCATCGTGCAGAAGAACTCGGCCTTGTCGTTCATGTCGCCGGTCAGCACCAGCGGCGTGCCGTCGGCGGTGAGGCGGGCGGCCAGCTCGGTCTCGCGCCGGGTCGCCTCGGCGCGCAGGTGCGCCGCCGGGCCACGGGTGCTGGCCGGGTTGTGGAAGTTCGCGAACCACACCTCACGCCCGCTGTCGCGGTGGCGCAGCAGGGCGTACGGCATCGGCTTCGGCTGCCCGCCGAAGTAGGGGATGTCGATGGTGTGGCCCTCGACGAGCTCCCAGACCTCGCTGCGCCACACGATCGAGTTGGCCAGAGCCGGGTTGCCGAGCTGGAGGCCCGGGAAGACCTCCCAGCCCGGGGTCGAGACGAGCACCTGGTGCTGCGGGACCTCGTACTCCTGCAGGCCGGCGACCGAGATCCCGGCGCCGTTCATGATGTCGATCGCCCAGCGCATGCGCTGCGGGCCCTCGGCGTAGCCGGGCTTGTTGCCACGCGCGGTGGTGTGGCCGTGCCCGAGGATGTTGAACGAGCTGACCCGGAAGGTGAACGGCTGGTCGGCCAGGGCCGCGAGCTCGGCCAGGCGGCGCAGCTCGCGGGCACGCGCCCGCTTCGCCGGGTCGGGCGCTCGGACGAAGGTCACTCCCGCGACGATCCGCTGCCGCTTGGGCGGCCCCGCGGTCTCGCTCGGCGTCGAGCTGGAGGAGGTCATGACCGGGGGGACCACGCGGGCGACGTACTCGTCCGGCGCGCTGCCACGGCTGCCGGCCCAGACCAGCGCCCCGAGGCAGATGCTCGCCACGACGAGGACGACGACAGCCGTTCCTGCCGACCGGGCACCTCGTCCCGGATGAGGTCCCGGGTGGGTCCCTCGCCTGCGTCCTGACATCCGTGCACTTCCTCCCGAGCCCCCGCTGCGGATCCTCACTCTACGTGGATCGCGACGCCCGCGCCGCGGCCCTCGCGGGACTCGCCCCCGGGAGCCGCGTCCGCCGGGGGTGGGACCGGTAGCCTGAGCCCTCGTGAGCACCACGCCCTCCCGCGTCTACGCGGCACGACTGGTCGGGCTGCCGATCTTCGACCCCCGGGGCGACCAGGTCGGCAAGGTCCGCGACCTCGT includes the following:
- a CDS encoding MarC family protein, with translation MSSVLDTVLVVEVFVTLFVIMDPVGTIPIFLSLTSGRAEGYARRAALTAVVVSFFVIVAFALFGQSILSYLHISLPALQCAGGLLLLLIALELLTGNDKEPTSTTGNVAIVPLATPLLAGPGAIVAVMLFVERVDDAATFSAVAIGIVAVHLMLWAAMRFSLPILRLIRESGVLLVTRIAGLLLSAIAVQLIADAVRAFIAGEG
- a CDS encoding adenosylcobinamide-GDP ribazoletransferase, which produces MRFAVGTLTAVPVTPPRVVDRRVALTGLLLAPLAVVPLGLLVAMVLAGGRELGLSSLAVGVAATAALALGSRAFHLDGLADTADALTSSYDRERALAVMKRGDTGPAGAAALALTLGVQAASFAALTHGRWGPLLAGALVCASRVAPALLCSRGLPAARPGGLTASYAGTLHPGVPLVGWAVLAGLLAAVSALAGLPWWRGVVCAVVGLLLVAALARRAMRRLGGVTGDIHGAGIELALAGMLLAAT
- the cobT gene encoding nicotinate-nucleotide--dimethylbenzimidazole phosphoribosyltransferase; the encoded protein is MQTVHPPSADHRALAEQRLADLATPAGALGRLGDLAIWLAAAQGQVPPAPLTQVRAVVFAGDHGVAQHGVSAYPAEITGSMVRTMASGRAVISVLAAQHDVALRVLDLGVATDLDDLPAAVSSRKIRAGSGAIHLEDALTHSETRAALGVGSAVAAEEIAAGAQLLVGGDMGIGNTTVATALLAASFGLAADEVTGRGTGIDDAGLERKTAVIQQALDRVGPRTADPIETLTALGSADIAAQAGFLAAAARAGVPVLLDGVISVAAAVMADRLAPGAAAWFLAGHRSTEPAQGVALDKLGLVPVVDLDMRLGEGSGALLALPVLRSAALVLRDVALLSEVMP
- a CDS encoding MaoC family dehydratase, which gives rise to MQFGRSYEEFEVGATYKHWPGKTVTEYDDHLFSLLTMNHHPLHIDENYAVETTQFGKNVVVGNYIYSILLGMSVADVSGKAIANLEVESLRHVAPTFHGDTIYGETTVLDKFESKSKDDRGVVYVETIGYKADGTVVCIFRRKVMVPKRSYLDARGGEQPGRPTPVPDKNWPGPAAG
- a CDS encoding acyl-CoA dehydrogenase family protein — encoded protein: MGRLCETEGLTEDQSEILKAVRTFVEEKILPVATELEHADEYPTEIVEGLKELGIFGLMIPEEYDGLGESLLTYALCVEEIARGWMSVSGVINTHFIVAYLLMKHGTEEQKRKYLPKMATGEIRGAFSMSEPALGSDVAAIKTKATRTDDGYEITGQKMWLTNGGSSTLVAVLVKTDEGADSVYKNMTTFLVEKTPGFGEVAQGVTVPGKIDKMGYKGIDTTEMVFEGHRISADQILGGEPGKGFYQMMDGVEVGRVNVAARACGIANRAFELGVAYAQQRETFGKPIAEHQAILFRLAEMATKVETAHAMMVRAARKKDSGQRNDVEAGMAKMLASEYCNEVVEASFRIHGGYGYSKEYEIERLYREAAFMLIGEGTSDIQKMIIGRSVLKDYKLKA
- a CDS encoding PHP domain-containing protein — encoded protein: MRIDLHTHSRASDGTETPAELVAGARAAGLDVLAITDHDTAAGWDEAADAARSAGIELVRGMEISTTHRGHSVHLLAYLPDPTYPPLVAELDAVLEGRRARVPEMLSRLRDLGIDIDADDVRRAARGTAATGRPHIADALVTKGVVADRTEAFDRYLGAGRPAHVSRYAAELVDVLGHVTSAGGVSVIAHPWGRSRRRFPDLDDLAELRGHGLAGIEVDHQDHDAATRAELRGLARELDLVITGASDHHGAGKVDHDLGVNTTHPDEYARLLDLAAIASARSGRPTPEVVRP
- a CDS encoding alkaline phosphatase family protein translates to MNPTHPTPRRPLRTAAAALALLLVASGLALSAGPASAKRARLTEQPAAATVSRVATFNVLGHGHTTPKGNKPHYDPSGPRMTWAIQAIEAEGAEVVGFQEFERPQYTRFAALRGSTWGMFPNARGTNAQINNTIAWRKDRWSLVSGTHVNLPYFGGQMLPRPLVLLRHVQTGQLMYVFNTHNPASTRGPAQHLRDRAVRLMIKLVNDLRAQSPEIPVVVTGDMNDKPNFFCPFTAGTGMVAANGGSNVDGVCTLPPSPRIDWVLGTPDAPFTGYRVLQDALVRKASDHPLISAIVNLPAPAVQDNPVERVVVIDVEGMTSRGIRLAGSSAPHLARMQREGAFTFNARTTVEKITGLPNLVSMLTGRRVKAAAEGHGVVWNRDTGSTVQRASGRYVSSTFDLVHNFGLRTALLSTHARTGLIARSWDAVNGGGDPYGVDNGRNKIDTVLRLADDAALGRSLVSLLAGDAPEYTVAHLGSVATAGRTHGWHSKQYQAALTRVDRTIGSVLDTIAADERLRAGTVVVVTSDSGAQRKPGKPLRPVHFRVPLMVWGSTVVPGAELYSINPAYVSPGNKQVGYGVRQQPIRTGLVANLVNALLRLPAIPGSRFNADQAFNVFVGPS
- a CDS encoding DUF6758 family protein, producing MSVPGCPRCTTPVARAGGSGWSCPEHGVVPPLWRAPEASYDAFAEHLVRSRGFPTYLPWPLSPGWAVTDMAAAGDDGDLRATMTGCSGASDADGPVDVLVVAEETGVGLGSRVAGTRGADPGQEIGHGPAVASVRIGSQVVRLWTVSISAEPGEWDRSVVAGEADGRWLWIVVRPAAAVLMLGRDWALRDVSGLGAPLLDLPYGGPHPLW
- a CDS encoding DUF5302 domain-containing protein → MTGANDDLKAAMREALDRKHANDRGVPKEGPTKEKAHGSEVVGGAPKMHRRKAGGGGS
- a CDS encoding exonuclease/endonuclease/phosphatase family protein — its product is MASICLGALVWAGSRGSAPDEYVARVVPPVMTSSSSTPSETAGPPKRQRIVAGVTFVRAPDPAKRARARELRRLAELAALADQPFTFRVSSFNILGHGHTTARGNKPGYAEGPQRMRWAIDIMNGAGISVAGLQEYEVPQHQVLVSTPGWEVFPGLQLGNPALANSIVWRSEVWELVEGHTIDIPYFGGQPKPMPYALLRHRDSGREVWFANFHNPASTRGPAAHLRAEATRRETELAARLTADGTPLVLTGDMNDKAEFFCTMTRGAPMRAANGGSTGSACTLPPDPKIDWIMGSLNITFSDYAADRGGLVPRTTDHPFVHATATVG